In Planococcus sp. MB-3u-03, the DNA window TCGGCATCAAGAAAGCCATGATGACGACGATCCACTCTTACACAAACGACCAAGCGTTGCTTGATGCGCCTCACTCTGACTACCGCCGTGCGCGTTCAGCAGCAGAGTCGATGATCCCGACAACAACTGGCGCAGCGAAATCCGTTGCAAAAGTATTGCCTGAACTTGAAGGCAAAATCGATGGCATGGCTATCCGTGTGCCAACGCCGAACGTTTCCTTGATCGACCTTGTCGCTGAACTTGAAAAAGACGCTTCAATCGAAGATGTGAACCAAGCGCTTAAAGAAGCGACTGAAAACGAGTTGAAAGGCTACTTGGATTACAGCGAGTTGCCACTTGTTTCCCGCGACTATAACGGCAATACCGCTTCTTCAACAGTGGATGCACAATCCACGATGGCGTTGGGCGGAAACATGGTTAAAGTTCTTGCTTGGTACGACAACGAATCCGGCTACTCAGGCCGCTGCATTGACTTGGCAATTCACATGTACAAAAAAGGGCTGTAAGCTGAAAATCATAGCTTAATTACCAATGAACCTCTATAATAAAGAGGGTAAAAGGGGTGGGGAATTTACCCCACCCCTTATTTTTTTGAATATAATTGGGAGGTATTTTCATGCTGCAGAAAATGACCATGAAAGACTTGGATTTGAAAGGAAAACGCGTATTTTGCCGTGTAGATTTCAACGTACCGATGGAAGACGGGAAAGTGACTGACGACACGCGCATCCGTGCGGCGATGCCGACGATTGAGTATTTGGTCGAACAAGGCGCAAAAGTCATCTTGGCAAGCCATCTCGGGCGCCCGAAAGGCCAAGTCAACGAAGATATGAGACTTGCTGCGGCAGGCGCACGATTGTCCGAATTGCTCGGCAGCGACGTGAAATGCCTAGAGGAATCTGTAGGGGACACTGTAGAGAAGGAAATTTCTGCTCTTGAACCAGGCGCAATTCTGTTGCTTGAAAACGTCCGTTTCCATGCAGGCGAAGAAAAGAACGATCCGGAACTCGCGAAACAGTTTGCGGCACTTGCCGACGTCTTCGTCAACGATGCATTCGGCGCTGCACACAGAGCGCATGCTTCCACTGCAGGAATCGCTGAACATTTGCCGGCAGTATCAGGCCTGCTCCTTGAAAAAGAGCTGGACGTTCTCGGCAAAGCTTTATCCGAACCGGATCGCCCGTTTACTGCTATCATCGGCGGGGCGAAAGTGAAAGACAAAATCGGCGTCATCGACCACTTGCTCGATAAAGTCGATAATTTGATCATCGGCGGCGGGCTGTCGTATACCTTCATCAAGGCGCTCGGCCATGAAATCGGCAATT includes these proteins:
- the gap gene encoding type I glyceraldehyde-3-phosphate dehydrogenase, which gives rise to MTIKLAINGFGRIGRVVFRQALLNDEVEVVAVNDLTDAEMLAHLLKYDSVHGTLNADVSAKDGSIFVDGKEVKVFAEKDPAQLPWKEHNIDIVVESTGIFTTEDAASKHIEAGAKKVIVSAPGKNGMKMLVMGVNEETYNPEEHHVVSNASCTTNGLAGISKVLNEKFGIKKAMMTTIHSYTNDQALLDAPHSDYRRARSAAESMIPTTTGAAKSVAKVLPELEGKIDGMAIRVPTPNVSLIDLVAELEKDASIEDVNQALKEATENELKGYLDYSELPLVSRDYNGNTASSTVDAQSTMALGGNMVKVLAWYDNESGYSGRCIDLAIHMYKKGL
- a CDS encoding phosphoglycerate kinase, giving the protein MLQKMTMKDLDLKGKRVFCRVDFNVPMEDGKVTDDTRIRAAMPTIEYLVEQGAKVILASHLGRPKGQVNEDMRLAAAGARLSELLGSDVKCLEESVGDTVEKEISALEPGAILLLENVRFHAGEEKNDPELAKQFAALADVFVNDAFGAAHRAHASTAGIAEHLPAVSGLLLEKELDVLGKALSEPDRPFTAIIGGAKVKDKIGVIDHLLDKVDNLIIGGGLSYTFIKALGHEIGNSLVEEDKLDLAKSFIDKAKEKGVKFYLPVDATVANEFSKDAETKTVKIEEIPSDWMGLDIGPETAKLYADVINQSKLIIWNGPMGVFEMEAFANGTKSVAQAMAETEGYTVIGGGDSAAAVEKFHVADKMDHISTGGGASLEFMEGKDLPGVTALTDK